The segment TGGCACCTGCTGTAGCACGTGATCTCCATCTTCATCCACCCGCAGATAAGATTCTATAAAATTGCCGGGCTTCATCCGGAAATGTTTTGAAATTCGTTCAATATCCTTATGGGTGAAAAGAGGTCCTGTGGTCTTACAACAATTTGCACAGGTAAGACAATCTGTTTTCTCAAACTCTTCCTCATGAATTTCCTGCATTTGCACATCCAGATCCCTGGGAGCTTTTTTCCGCAGGGAAGCAAAGAACTTTTTGTTTTCCTTATTCTTATCTTTGGCCTTTTCAGGGAGGTTTTTCAGGATCTCTTCCATTGGGCAAAGATATGAAGAAGGACAGCAGCGACCAAGATATTGATATATTCGGAATGGCAATATTATCCTATTACAATGATAAGGACGAAACAGATATTGTTGTTCATTCACCCGATTTTGATGATGATATTATCCCTGTCCCTTATCTTTTTCGCAGCTATAAAGAAATGCCTTCTTTAGAAAAAAAGGCCTTGATTTATGCACGGGAAAAGTGCTGGATGTAGGCTGTGGGGCGGGAAGCCATTCACTTTACCTTCAAAACAATCAACAATTGAAGGTGACTGCAATAGACATCTCTAAAGGTGCTGTAGAGGTGGCGCGCTTACGTGGAGTTGAGGACGCAAGGGAAATTAATTTTTTTGACCTGCAGAAGGAGAAATTTGACACCATTCTTTTTTTAATGAATGGCACCGGAATTATAGGAAAACTGAACCACCTGGATAAGTTCTTTATTCATTCCAGGAAACTTCTAAGCCCGGGAGGAAAAATCATCATTGATTCATCTGATCTTAAATTCTTATATGATGAAGATGAGGATGGAGGCATATGGGTAGATTTTGATGCAGGATATTATGGAGAACTGGAATATTCTTTAAGCTATAAAGGCCAAAAATCTCCCCTGTTTCCCTGGTTGTATTTAGATTTTAATACTTTACAACTGGCAGCTGCAAAAAATGGCTTTTCCTGTAACTTAATTCAGGAAGGAGAGCATTATGATTATTTAGCCGAATTACAACCTACGTAAAATTACTGAACAAGTTTTTCTATATTTATCCCCTAATTCTGAAACTTCTAATGACTGCTAATAAGCTTTTTAGCTTTTTCCTGCTATTACTAATTCTTGCTTCCTGTTCTACAGAAGATAATCCTGAGAATAATGGCCTAAATAAAAGCGCCAATTTAAAAAACCTGGGAACATCTGCTACAGATTTGCTAAGCAGCGAAAGATTCACCTCTATGCGTGTAGAAATGGTATACGTTACTAGTTATGAACCCTCTCAAAAAACCATTGACAATCTCAAAGAATTTTTACGGGAACGAACAAATAAACCTGATGGTATAAGCGTAGTTACCCGGGCAGTTTCATCATCTGATAAAGCACCGTTTAAAATTGAAGAAATAGTTGAAATTGAAGCTGCGGAGCGTCTCCAATACAATGCCGGGGATGAAATAGCTGTTTATGTTTATTTTGCCGATGGCACCAATGAGGGAGACACCGATACCAAGATCATTCTGGGTTCTGCCTACCGAAATACTTCTATAGTGATCTATGGAAAAACTATAGAAAGTGTGGCATCAAGATATAATGCACCAGATAAAAGCACTATTGAAAGTACAGTCTTAAATCATGAATTTGGGCATCTCTTTGGTTTGGTAAATTTGGGGTCCCCATTACAAAGTGAACACGAAGATGGGGAAAATAAAGGCCACTGCGAAGTATCTGGTTGCCTTATGAATGCTAATGTACAGTTTGGCAGTGATCTCATCAATATGGTCAATACCAATGCGGTGCCAGGATTAGATGATCAATGTATTCTCGACCTACAGGTAAGTGGCGGGAAATAATTTTTGAAGCTGGAAGTCGATAGCGGGGAGTCGGAAGTCGGAAGTCGGAAGTCAGAAGTCGGAAGCTAGAAGTTGGAAGTTGGAAGTTAATTCCTTTAAATCAAGTCACTTTTCTCTGTTCTCACTTTTCTCTGTTCTCTCTTGTCTCTTGTCTCTTGTCTCTTGTCTCTCTTTTCAAAAGGCGTAAAACTATGTCTTACTTCTACTAAATACTTAGTACTAACCTCTGTTGAAAACCCTTTCCCCGTTTACCCAGGTCTGCAACACTTTAATTTCAGGGATTTCATTTTCACTCACCTTCATGATATTTTTGTCCAGAATAATAAAATCAGCAAACTTTCCGGGTTCAATACTTCCTTTTTCTTTTTCTTCAAAATTGCTGTAGGCTGCCCAAATCGTCATTCCCTGTAAGGTTTCTTGACGGGATAAAGCCTGCTCCGGCATATATCCTCCCTCGGGATAATTTTCGAGATCCTTACGTGCTACAGCAGCATAAAATGTGAAAAACGGGCTTACCTCCTCCACAGGAAAATCTGTTCCCAGGGCCACAATTCCGGCTTCGTCAAGCATTCTTTTAAAAGCATAGGCTCCTTTGATCCGTTCAGCCCCCAATCTGTCTTCAGCCCAATACATATCACTCGTCGCGTGCGTTGGCTGCACAGATGGAATAATATTTTTACTGAAATATTTAAAATCCTGCTCATCGATGATCTGGGCGTGTTCTACTCTCCAGCGACGGTCTTCGGAATCATTTAATAATTCTGAATATGTCCTAAGAACAACCACGTTAGCAGAATCTCCAATTGCGTGAGTATTTAGCTGAAATTTTGAAGCCGCCACTCTTTCAGCAACTTTTTTAAAATCTTCAACAGGAGAAAGTAATGCTCCATAATGCCCCGCCTGATCAGAATATGGCGCTTTTAAAGCTGCTCCTCTCGAACCCAATGCGCCATCGCCATAAAATTTTACGGAACGCACGTTGAGCCTTTCAGTCTTCAGCGGATCCTTCCCTAGGTAATGATCCAGATTCTCCGGAGTATTGCTGAGCATTGCATAGATCCTGATCTTCAATTCCCCATTTTGCTGAAGGCTGTCAATCAACTCCACCGTACTGCGGTCAATTCCCGCGTCATCCACCGTGGTAAGGCCATAGCTAAAGCTAATTTTTTCAGCTTCCATTAAAGCCTGTATCTGCTCCTCAAGGGAAGGGGCTTCCTGTGCACTAGAAATAAGGCCCATAGGATTATCTATGAGGATCCCGGTAAGTTTGCCGTTCTTTGTTTCAATTGCTCCGCCTTCGTCAGATGTATTTGCTGTTATCTAAGCACGATCCAAAGCTGCCTGGTTTGCGAGAAGGGCGTGACCATCAATCCTTGTTACAGCTACAGGAGTATCGGGAAATAATATATCCAGGGTATCTTTTGTGGGAAATTCTTTGATATCCCAGTCATTTTGATCCCAACCCCAACCCTAGTTATGAAATCAACTTTGCGTTCTTTCTGAAATTCCACAATTCGGGATACTACTTCCTCAAAACTTTTGGTGCCTGCAAGATCTACAGTTTGCTGTTTAAGACCCAGCCTGTAGAAATGGGCATGCGCATCTATAATTCCCGGGATTATGGTTTTTCCCTGCGCGTCCAGCCTTTCGGGTGTATTATATTTTTCTTCAAGAGCTTCGGCAGTACCTGTTTCAATGATTTTTCCGTCTTTTACTACAAAGGCTTCAGTCGTAGAAAAACCCGAATCTACGGTATAGACTTCAGCATTAAAAACTAAAAGATCAGCCTCCTGTTTGTCTTCAGAATTACAGGAAATTAAAAGAACAGAAAGAACCAGTACAGGTAAAATTTTCAGCATAATTTAAATTTTCTCAAAAATAGAAAATGCACCCCAAAGTGGAGTGCATTTAATACAAATCTTGTGCTTCTATTGGAAAATACTCATTATTGCATCAATAATACTTTCCCTTATAGATGGATTTGCGCCTGCGGCAAGAGCAATAGATACAAAAAGACCTATCATAGCGTAAGCAAAATCTTTAAATATCATTTTACCCGCTTTTTTACGGTGCTTCTTACCTTTCTTCTTACGGGAAAGACTTATCGCTATTTCTCTACCGCCTATAACTCCAAGGAAAACCCAGGTGGTACTCATAGGTACAGTACTAATGAATAATTTATAGATCAAAAGGATTACATAGGTAAGATCGACAAGTGTTGCCGCCCTGATATCTGATATCCGGGCTTTTTCACTGACTACCTGCTGTATCTTATCTCCACGAAGGTAAAATAACAGCCCCAGTCCTGCGAAAATCGTAACAGAGAAAATTATGAACTGAAAGAGGTCCAGCTGGCGTGGTAAGAACACCGCAATATTAGCACCATCCTGCATAACCCAAACCCCCCACAAGGTTCCACTTACCACCCATTGTATAACCGTCCAGCTGTTGTGGAATTTCCTGCTTTTAAAATATTTTTTTATAGTGTTATAGGAAAGATACCAAACTAAGAATGATAAAATAAAAGCCATTATATAGCCTGACCAGCTCTTCCAAATTACTGAGGTAATACCACTGGTATCTGCACTAAAAACACTTAATATAAGGAAAGTAGTAGATACCTAAGCATTCTGAGCCTGGTGAGGATCAAAAGAATAAGAGGTGCAATAATTTGAAAAAAACTGAAATTTTCGGGATGCGGATAATTTGTTGAGCCATCGGGTTTTAGGAGCCGTTGATAGGTTACATCACCATCAAAATACAACCAACTAAAAGTTACCACCAGCAGAAAGATAGAACCTACATAAAGCCATAGAATCCACCAACTCATGTTTTTGTTACTTTCAATGAAGGTACCCAGAGATTGGATACTATCATTTGCCACTGTAGCATAAGCAGCAAAGAAAAAACCAATCCACATTGCGGCTTTGGCATTACAGTAAAAATTCCGGCCAGTATTATGCCTATTATTACTATGGCCAGGAACGTCTTTTCCTGCACCATAAAATCCAGGATGTTCAAATAAGGCCTGGACCTGTCACTACGTTTAAATTTTGCCATCTAAAAGAAAAGAATTAGGGATCTATAAAGCTTTATATGCACGTTATTTTAAGCGTACAATATTACAGTCTTAAAACATTAAAAAATTGTTTTCAATGTTGTTTTATTGTTAAGAATAAGAATACAAAAATTTCAATAAAGCTGTGATAACCAAGATAAAAAAATATTATTCTTACTGGACAATTCAAGGTTTATAGTTCAAAAAGGTGAATTTCAATGAACCCATAAAACAAATAAAGACCACCAATGGCAGTCTTTGTTTGTCTTTAAAAGAGATTATTTTACCAGTCAAATTTGTAAGTAGCACCTGCAAGAACCTGGATTCCCTGAACCGGGAAATCCTGCCATTTTTCGTAATTCTTACCCAGGAGATTATTTCCACGAGCAAAAATTGAAAGCTGGTCATTAAATCTATATCCAAGATTTGCATTAAGATCCACATAACTGTCTAAGGTTACAACTCTTGGGGTAAATTGTGTGGAGCTAGAAGGAAAAGATCCAAAATCCTTTCTCTCGCCAACGAAAAATACATTAGCTCCAGCATACCATTTCTCGGTAATTTGATAATCTGCAAGGATGGTAGCTTTAAAGTCGGGAAGGTTCCAGGCTTCAGCCTGTCCATCTACCGAATAGCTGAAATATGCCGCATTCATACCAAGTCTAAAATTTCGGTTAACATCCACATTCAATTCTCCAAAAATTGACAAGGTTGAAAGATCAGCAAATATATTCCCAAAGGAATTTTCATAGGCATAATTCTCCCCCTCTTCAGCAGCATAGGGATTTTTATAGAACAGGGATCTGTTAAATTCTTTTTTATAGCTCCCCCGCAGGTTGTAAGCAATACTGTTTGACAACTTTCCCTTCGCTCCTAAATAAGTGTTATAAGGCATATCGGTAGGTTGAATATCCAGTGTAGGAGAAACAAAAGGATTTTCTTTTGATAGTTGGTAATAAGTATTTTGTTTTAGGTCCCCTTCAAGTCCTGCGTATGGTATAAAGTACTCACCTCCTAACCTGTAACTGGCAGTTACCCTTGGGTATAGATAAATACTGTTTTTACTGTTTTCAGTATTAAGGGAATAAAATAAAGCTACTCCCAGATCAAGGGTTAAGTCATCTCTTAAAATAAGTAAGCTGGGATTTATTCCTGCATTGAAAAAACCGTAATCCTCATCATGTGCAGTATTAGGATAAATTCTTCCCATGTTCCCGTTTACGATATCCCCTGTTATAGTAGTTGTAATTAACTCACCTGCTATGTTGACTTCAAAAGTTGCATCAGTTTGAAAATGGTGTTCTGCAGAACTATAGGAGTCACCCATGAATCGGTACCCAACAGAGGCTCTTTCAAAGAAAGAATCGTAAAGCTCTAACTCCCCACCTGCAAATGCTGAAAAATAATTTTGTGCGGGATCTATCTGTCTCACCACATCATCGGGAATGCTAATCGCCTCAGGTAAACCGTACCAGTTAAAAAGGCGGTGTTCCAATCCTACTTCTGTATTCCAGGAGCTTTTTCGGTTCCGGGAATTATAATTAAGGTTGAGTTCTGTATTATAAAAACTATCCTTCAGCCTTACATCTTCTATCCCTCCCTGAGAGGAATTATGTGTTAGGAAAACTCCAAAATTATCACTTCTGTTCACTTCAAAATTGCTATAGAATTCTGCCAGTACATTAGAATATGTACCAAATCCAAGGGTAGCATAATTATTAAACAATTTTACTCTTTTCGCTTTTTCTACCTGGGTAGCACGGCCTTTTGAAGGAGTAAAAGTAGAGGCCACGGGAACAGAGAAAATACTATATTTTACAGGCTTCTTCTCCAGATTCACTGAATCATTTACATTTGGAGTTTCTTTTATTTTAAAAGCATCATTGACAGATGGCGTATAGGGTTTAACTACAATTACAGTTTCGCCGCCTAAAGGTTTGTCTTGTGCAAAAACGAAACCGGAGACTAAAAAGGTAAATAAAAACAGGCTTCTCTTAACTGAAGGGATTTGCATATAGAAGATCTTAAATATTAGATTGAAAGATTAGTTGTTGGTCTCTACTGAAGCGTTAGTTTTCGCTTCCATGGCTTTAATTCGATCCAGCTCCGCCTTCGCTTCACTTACGATCTCAGGGAATTCCTGGAAATTCTTAATTACGTTATCCAGGATATAAGTGGCCTGATAAGCATCCTTAAGTGCATAGAAATTTTTCGCCATTAACACCAGGCCTTTGGCACCGTAAAATTTATATCCGGAATAATCTTTTGCCAGCTTTTGAACCGATTCATTAGAGGCTTTAAAATTTCCTGCCTTATTTTTAAAATAAGCATCATAATACAAAGCTTCTGCCGCCATCTCTCCTGTTGCAATTTTCAAAACCTCAGCATAGGCATTTTTGGCTCTGTTCTCGTTACCTGTTTGCATTGCAGAACGGGCAACGATTATTTGCGCATCACTTTTTACGTTGTTCTCAATAGTCGGGTTGGCCAAAACTTTTTCAGCATAAGCTACAGCCTGATTATAATCTTTGAGTTCATAATAAGATTTCATTAAATTGGACTGTGCATAGATAACGTTTTGATCAAAATCTGCTTCAGTCTCTAACCTTTTCAATAATGGCAGAGCATCTTTATAGTTTCTGCTTTCAAGATAAATTTGCGATAACCTCGCGAGAGCCTGCTCAGAAAATTCACTTCGAGGGCGCTCCACTACAAATTTGTAATGTTTTACAGCCTGATCTTTTTGGTTATCCCGGAAATACAATTGACCTAAATAGAAATTGCTCTTTAAGGAATGTAATCCATTAGGGAAGTTTTGAAGATATTTTGAGAAAGCTGTTTTAGCAGCATCGGTTTTATTATCCAGGTATTGTTTTTCGGCAGCTTCATAGGTAGTATTATCAAGATCAGCATCGGTAACCTCTACAAAGTCTACGTTTTTCACCCAATTCGCGTATTCATCGGTTCTCCCTAAATCAATGTAAACAAGACGTGCGGTAGACACTGCCTGCATAGACTCTGGACTGTTAGGAAAATCGGAAACCACTTTTTTAAATCTTTCCAAAGCTTTGTCCGGCTGATTTCCATTATAATAAATAAGACCTTGTTTAAGCATTGCCTGTGGTACAAAAGCACTTCCCGAAACATCTCTTATCAATCTTGCATAAGTATCAAGAGCTCTGGAAGTATTTTCCATTGCTAAATAGGTATTACCCAATTCATAAAGAGCATCGTCCCGATATGATGACCGCGGATATTTATTAATGAAATTGTTTAAATCTTCGATCTTGCTGTCATTTCTATCAACAAATCCATAGCTGATAGCTTTTTGATATGCAGCATAATCGGTATTTCCAACATTCATCTGGATAGCCTGATTGTACGCTTCCATTGCGGGCCAGTACTGGCTTGTCACAAAATAGGTATCTCCAAGGCGGGTAAGAGCATCATTTCTTCGCACTCTTTCTTTGGAATTGTCACCTGAGTATCTTTTGAAAAATTCAATTGCACGGTCATATTCCTTCTGCTTAAAGTAGGCATAGGCAATATTGTAGTCAATATTTTCCATTTCAGAAGTTCCCTGGGCACCACTCATTCCGGCAAATTCACGGTAGCCTACAAGGGCCTCTCTTAACTCTAGTTGAGATTGAAATCACTTTCCGCTTTCCAAAAAGTTGCTTTTGCAGTAACTACCGGATCTCTTCTTTCTGTTAAAGATTTATCGAAATTAACAATGGCTTCCCGGTAGTTGTCCTGGTTAAACAGTTCGAGCCCGTAGTAGTAAGCCACTTTTTGATATGCTACCTTATCACTAAAGTTCCTGTTATTTTCCAGAAGGTTCATTGCTTCCTTATAATTCCCTGAAGTTATAAATGAATCTATCAACAGGCTTTCCATTTCTGCTTTTGCAGGAGAATTAGGATATTTCGTCAGGAAGGTGATTAATACCTGAGAAGGGCTGGTGTAACTGTTCCCTATCTCGTAACTAAGTTTCGCATAATTAAGAAATGCGTCTTCCTGAATTTTTGCATCAAAATCCATTTCACTGGCATTCTTAAAAGCATTTAAAGCCTGCTGTTTTTGATCCAGGTTTAGGTATGATTGTGCAAGGTGGTAATAGGCGTTTTGTGCAATGGCATTTTTACCTTCTATGATCTTATTAAATTCTGATATTGCAGCTTCGTAATTTCCCTGCTTATAATAAGCATATCCTAATTGGTAATAATCTGTATTTGTCCATTTACCTCTTAAACCTTTATATTCTTTTAAGTAAGGGATGGCTTTCTCATATTGCCCAAGATTAAAATAGCTTTCTCCTATAATCTTGTTTAACTGGGAAATTTCTTCTCTTTTTGCTTTTGGAAGTTGCTCAAGTCCTAATTGAATGGCTTTTTCAAAATCACCTAACTTAAAATTCATATCTGCCTGGAAATACGAAAGGTTCTCCTCATAGCGCTCATTTCCCTTTACTTCTTCAAAAAGGTCGTTAGCTTCTTCGTAATCGTCACCTTCATAAGCCATATATCCCAGGTAATATTTAGCCTGAGAACCATATTCTTTAGAATCTCTTACCCTGTTCAAATATTTTGCAGCTTCTTCATATTGGTTCGTAGTAAAGTAGGCGTATCCGTTATTGAAGTAATATCTTTGCCTCTCTGCCCTACTCATTCCTTTTTCATCTACGCGATCATACCATCTTCTTGCAAGAGCATATTTTCCTGTTTCAAAATAATAATCGGCAACATCTATGAAAGCAGAATTTCTTTTAGTGCTGGTAGGATACCTGTCAACGAAATCCTGCATTAGTTCATCTGCACCGGGTTGACCAAGTCTCACGGCTGCATTCGCTATATAATAAGCAGCATCAGATTTTATTTTTTCATCCCTGGTTTCATCTTTAACATCATCAAAAATGTTTTGAGCAGCCAGATATTGCTCATTGTTGTACAGTTCCAGTGCCCTGTTAAACTCGACTAACTCATTTGTGTAAACCGCGGTTTGCTGTGGAAAAAGAGAAAAAACCGAAAGAAAAAAACCAACAAATAAAGAGGCAAATTTTCGTGTCATTAATTTGTTTTTAGATTGATGAACCAAAGATAAATAATCGCTCATTCTATAACGCAGCATAAGCTGTATAATTATGTTAATGTGCAAAAAAGTACTAACGCACCTTGCGATTAATGTATATTTACCCATAATTTTACGTTATTAAATCCAAAACCAATTCCTTCTATGTCACAAACCGTTCTGGAACTTAAAAATGCAGCTATCTATCAACGGGAAAGCTTAATCCTTTCTGAAGTTGATCTAACCATCAACAAAGGAGATTTTGTCTATTTAATAGGTAAGACAGGAACTGGAAAGAGTAGTTTTATGAAGACCCTTTATGGGGACCTGCCTTTAACTGAAGGCGAAGGAACAATAGTAGATTATAACTTACGAACCCTGAAGGAAAAAGATATCCCCTTTTTAAGAAGAAAACTGGGTGTGGTATTTCAGGATTTCAAACTTTTAAATGATCGGAATGTTCGCGACAACCTGCTTTTTGTGCTGAAAGCTACAGGGTGGAAGGATAAATCTTCAATGGACCGAAGAATTGATGAAGTATTGGATAAAGTGGGAATGAAAACCAAAGGATTCAAGTTTCCTTACCAACTTTCAGGAGGAGAGCAACAACGTATCGCAATTGCAAGGGCTTTATTGAACGATCCCGAACTAATACTGGCTGATGAGCCTACAGGAAACCTGGACCCACAGACCTCAGTTGAAGTAATGGAAGTTTTGCAGGAAATAAGTAAAAACGGAAACACCATTCTTATGGCTACCCACGATTATGCTCTACTGCTGAAGTATCCTTCTAAAACATTAAAATGTGACGGTGAACGGGTTTTTGAAGTAGTACAGAAGACCCTGTAAAACTTGTAGAAAGTATAATGTAGATTGTATAAATTCTCCAAAAAAAATTTCAGCCACAGCTGGTTTCCTTAATCATTTAGTTAGGCTAATTTTTCGGGTTCAAAGAAAAATTACGAGTATTCTAATACAGTATACAATATACATTTTACAGTATACAATTACTAAGGTTTAACCTCATCTGCAGGAACATGCTCTTTCGGCTTTATAAAGAGATAATAGACGTTCACAAAAACAATCGCCACATTAGTAATAATTACTACCAGGAATCTAGAAGAACTCCGTATGCGACAAAGAATAAACATCCTATACTGTTCACGTAGCGCAGCGTAACTATATTCCTCATCAAAAAAGAAAGCAGTACAAAAAGAGAGGCTGCGTAGCCTATCCACTCTATATAAGATATTCCTAAAATTTCCATTTCTTCTTAAGTTTAGGTGCTAAAACAGACAAAGCAGTCTCTTTTATGGAGGAGACTGCTTTTTCCGATTTAGTTTTGTCCGTATTACCGAACAGAAAATTATACTATTTTATTTCTCTTACGATCGTTTTCAGTAAGGTAGATCTTACGAAGACGAATGTGTTTTGGAGTAACCTCAACATACTCATCTTTCTGGATATATTCCAAAGCTTCTTCTAAAGAGAATTTAATTGCAGGAACAATCTTCGCTTTATCATCAGCTCCTGAAGAACGTACGTTAGAAAGCTTTTTTGTTTTGGTAATATTTACTGCCATATCATCCTGACGGGAGTTTTCACCAATTACCTGTCCTTCATAGATATCCTCTCCCGGATCTACAAAGAATTTCCCTCTATCCTGAAGTTTGTCTATAGAATAAGGAATAGCTTTTCCGGTTTCCATAGAAACCAAAGAACCATTCTGTCTTTCAGGAATACCTCCTTTTAATGGTTGATATTCTTTAAAACGGTGAGCCATTATAGCTTCCCCGGCAGTAGCTGTAAGCAACTGGTTTCTCAATCCAATTATACCACGTGAAGGAATAAGGAATTGAATATTCATACGGGCTCCTTTGGATTCCATACTTAACATCTCCCCTTTTCTCATCGTCACCATTTCAACCGCTTTTCCTGAAACTTCTTCAGGAAGGTCAATAGTAAGCTCTTCTATAGGCTCACATTTTACACCATCTATTTCTTTTATAATTACCTGTGGTTGTCCTATTTGAAGTTCGTAACCCTCTCTTCTCATAGTTTCAATAAGTACAGATAAGTGAAGAACACCACGACCGTAAACAAGGAATTTATCAGCACTGTCAGTTTCGTGAACTCTAAGAGCAAGGTTTTTCTCAAGCTCCTTCATCAATCGCTCTTTAATGTGACGGGAAGTCACAAACTTTCCATCTTTTCCGAAGAAAGGTGAATCGTTAATGGTAAACAACATACTCATCGTAGGCTCATCAATTGCAATAGTTTTTAGACCTTCAGGATTTTCAAGATCGGCAACAGTATCACCAATTTCAAAACCTTCAAGACCTACAAGTGCACAAATATCTCCGGCCTGTACTTCGTTGGTTTTTCTTCTACCAACTCCTTCAAAAATATGTAGTTCTTTAATTTTTGTTTTCTTAATGCCGCCATCCCTTTTTACAAGAGAAACCTGCATTCCTTCTTTAAGAGTACCACGTTGTAACCTTCCAATAGCAATTCTTCCGGTAAAAGAAGAGAAATCCAGGGAAGTGATCAACATTTGAGGGGAACCTTCTTCAGTCTTAGGATCAGGTATATGCTCTATAACCATATCAAGCAAAGGCTCAATATTAGTAGTCTCATTTTTCCAGTCGTCACTCATCCAGTTATTCTTGGCAGAACCGTATACAGTTGGGAAATCCAGCTGCCACTCTTCAGCACCAAGTTCAAACATTAGATCAAAAACTTTTTCGTGTACTTCTTCAGGCGTACAGTTTTCTTTATCAACTTTATTAATAACCACACAAGGCTTTAATCCAAGATTAAGTGCTTTTTGAAGTACAAATCGGGTTTGCGGCATAGGCCCTTCAAAAGCATCTACAAGAAGCAGAACCCCATCGGCCATATTTAATACCCTTTCCACCTCACCACCAAAATCGGCGTGACCGGGAGTATCTATAATATTAATCTTTGTTCCCTTGTAAACTACGGAAACATTCTTTGAAGTAATTGTAATTCCACGCTCCCGCTCAAGATCGTTATTATCAAGAATAAGATCCCCTGCATTTTCATTTTCACGAAAAAGCTGGCAATGGTACATAATTTTGTCTACCAATGTGGTTTTTCCGTGGTCAACGTGTGCGATAATCGCAATGTTTTTAATAGCTGTCATATAAACGCCTGATTTTTAAGGCTGCAAAGGTACGTTTATTTTTCTAATTAGTAATCAGCTATTTCTCTATAAAAAATCTTTATTTCTTAATTATCTTTCATCTGCCGAAGGCCCGTAAGAAGCAGGCACAGGAATATCTAAAAGACGATAATAAACACCCAGTTGCGCCCTGTGATGAGGCAGCTGACTTAAAGCCATGGACCGAAGCGCGTTGAGCCTGGGCATTTCCATAAGCGTCTTTTCTCCATAAACCATTTTCCAGATTTTCTGGTATTCCTCATCAGGTTTTCTAAGAGCTGCCTCAGCTTTTTCTGCATTTTCCTGAAGCAGGTACAGCAAGTCTACTTTAGAGTTTAGATCGGGTGCTTTATAATCTCCGTAATTCATAGACTCCTGCCCCATTACCATTGCAATATACCCGGGAATCTCTGCCAGGTGATTTACCAGTTCTTTTAATGTCATCGATTTTGGA is part of the Antarcticibacterium sp. 1MA-6-2 genome and harbors:
- a CDS encoding YkgJ family cysteine cluster protein, producing MEEILKNLPEKAKDKNKENKKFFASLRKKAPRDLDVQMQEIHEEEFEKTDCLTCANCCKTTGPLFTHKDIERISKHFRMKPGNFIESYLRVDEDGDHVLQQVPCTFLGIDNYCSIYEVRPKACREYPHTNRKDFHKISGLTLKNTAICPAAYNIVEEMKRRIKMK
- a CDS encoding TonB-dependent receptor, translated to MQIPSVKRSLFLFTFLVSGFVFAQDKPLGGETVIVVKPYTPSVNDAFKIKETPNVNDSVNLEKKPVKYSIFSVPVASTFTPSKGRATQVEKAKRVKLFNNYATLGFGTYSNVLAEFYSNFEVNRSDNFGVFLTHNSSQGGIEDVRLKDSFYNTELNLNYNSRNRKSSWNTEVGLEHRLFNWYGLPEAISIPDDVVRQIDPAQNYFSAFAGGELELYDSFFERASVGYRFMGDSYSSAEHHFQTDATFEVNIAGELITTTITGDIVNGNMGRIYPNTAHDEDYGFFNAGINPSLLILRDDLTLDLGVALFYSLNTENSKNSIYLYPRVTASYRLGGEYFIPYAGLEGDLKQNTYYQLSKENPFVSPTLDIQPTDMPYNTYLGAKGKLSNSIAYNLRGSYKKEFNRSLFYKNPYAAEEGENYAYENSFGNIFADLSTLSIFGELNVDVNRNFRLGMNAAYFSYSVDGQAEAWNLPDFKATILADYQITEKWYAGANVFFVGERKDFGSFPSSSTQFTPRVVTLDSYVDLNANLGYRFNDQLSIFARGNNLLGKNYEKWQDFPVQGIQVLAGATYKFDW
- a CDS encoding cell division ATP-binding protein FtsE; translated protein: MSQTVLELKNAAIYQRESLILSEVDLTINKGDFVYLIGKTGTGKSSFMKTLYGDLPLTEGEGTIVDYNLRTLKEKDIPFLRRKLGVVFQDFKLLNDRNVRDNLLFVLKATGWKDKSSMDRRIDEVLDKVGMKTKGFKFPYQLSGGEQQRIAIARALLNDPELILADEPTGNLDPQTSVEVMEVLQEISKNGNTILMATHDYALLLKYPSKTLKCDGERVFEVVQKTL
- the typA gene encoding translational GTPase TypA, whose product is MTAIKNIAIIAHVDHGKTTLVDKIMYHCQLFRENENAGDLILDNNDLERERGITITSKNVSVVYKGTKINIIDTPGHADFGGEVERVLNMADGVLLLVDAFEGPMPQTRFVLQKALNLGLKPCVVINKVDKENCTPEEVHEKVFDLMFELGAEEWQLDFPTVYGSAKNNWMSDDWKNETTNIEPLLDMVIEHIPDPKTEEGSPQMLITSLDFSSFTGRIAIGRLQRGTLKEGMQVSLVKRDGGIKKTKIKELHIFEGVGRRKTNEVQAGDICALVGLEGFEIGDTVADLENPEGLKTIAIDEPTMSMLFTINDSPFFGKDGKFVTSRHIKERLMKELEKNLALRVHETDSADKFLVYGRGVLHLSVLIETMRREGYELQIGQPQVIIKEIDGVKCEPIEELTIDLPEEVSGKAVEMVTMRKGEMLSMESKGARMNIQFLIPSRGIIGLRNQLLTATAGEAIMAHRFKEYQPLKGGIPERQNGSLVSMETGKAIPYSIDKLQDRGKFFVDPGEDIYEGQVIGENSRQDDMAVNITKTKKLSNVRSSGADDKAKIVPAIKFSLEEALEYIQKDEYVEVTPKHIRLRKIYLTENDRKRNKIV
- a CDS encoding DinB family protein, with product MTLKELVNHLAEIPGYIAMVMGQESMNYGDYKAPDLNSKVDLLYLLQENAEKAEAALRKPDEEYQKIWKMVYGEKTLMEMPRLNALRSMALSQLPHHRAQLGVYYRLLDIPVPASYGPSADER